A segment of the Desulfobacterales bacterium genome:
TTCAACAACAAAAATGTCTTCAAAAGGACAAATTGTCATACCTGAAAATATAAGGAAGCAACTGAATTTAAAGGCGGGTTCACAATTCGTCGTTGTCGGTGAAAAAGACGTTGTCATTTTGAAAAGAATAGCACAGCCATCGCTTGATGAATTTGGCGCTCTTATTACAGAGGCAAGAAAAAAAGGGAAACTGGCCGGAATCAAAAAGTCTGATATTGACGACGCTATTTTAAAAGCTAGAGGAAAGAAGAATTGATAGTTGTCCTTGATACGAATGTATTTATATCAGGGATATTTTTCAGCGGCCCTCCCTCAAAAATTCTGGAGGCATGGCGAAACAAATGTATTCAAATTTTACTTTCACAAGAAATCCTTAATGAATATCGACAAGTTGCTGAAGCTTTGGCATCCAAATTCCCGGCAGTCGATATATTACCAATTATTGAAATGGTTACAATTCATGGGCAGTTCGTTGATCATCAAGATATCGATATATTTGTATGTGAAGACCCTGATGACGATAAATTCTTTGAATGTGCAGTTGCCGGTAAATGCCAAACAATTGTAAGCGGCGATCAACACTTATTAAAATTATCAGGATTTCAAGACAT
Coding sequences within it:
- a CDS encoding putative toxin-antitoxin system toxin component, PIN family; this encodes MIVVLDTNVFISGIFFSGPPSKILEAWRNKCIQILLSQEILNEYRQVAEALASKFPAVDILPIIEMVTIHGQFVDHQDIDIFVCEDPDDDKFFECAVAGKCQTIVSGDQHLLKLSGFQDIMVLKPRDFFYVRK
- a CDS encoding AbrB/MazE/SpoVT family DNA-binding domain-containing protein, which codes for MANVSTTKMSSKGQIVIPENIRKQLNLKAGSQFVVVGEKDVVILKRIAQPSLDEFGALITEARKKGKLAGIKKSDIDDAILKARGKKN